The Lichenihabitans psoromatis genomic interval TAATGAACGTCGGCGCCGCCGACGTCAGCATGCCGGCCCTGGACGAGCGAAGCCTTGCCGACCACGCCGACGACGGCCTGATCGTGACATGGCTGCGCGACACGATCAGGGATGGCCATCGGCTTGTGTCTATCTGCTCGGGCGCTCTGCTGGCCGGCCGGGCGGGGCTGCTCGACGGCTATGATTGCACGACGCATCACGCCTGCTGTGCCGACCTTGCACGGCTCGCGCCACGCGCCCGCGTCATCGAGAATCGCCTTTTCGTTGAGGATCGCGACCGGCTGAGCAGCGCCGGCATCACGGCCGGCATCGACCTCATGCTTCACCTCGTGGCGCAGCTCATCGGACCGGCCTGCGCGCTGGCGGTGGCGCGATATCTCGTCGTCTATCTCAGGCGCGGCGGCGGCGATCCGCAGCTCTCGCCCTGGCTGGAAGGCCGCAATCACCTGCACCCCGTGGTGCATCGCGCCCAGGATGCGATCGCCAGCGATCCGGCGCGGGCCTGGACCCTCGCGGACCTCGCGGCCGTCGCTTACGCGAGCCCGCGCCACCTGTCCCGTCTCTTCAACGACCATGCCGGCATGAGCCTGACGGATTACATCAATCGCTTGCGCGTCTCGCTCGCGCGCGAATTGCTCGGGCAGACGCGGCTCGATCTCGAGCATGTCGCCGAACGATCCGGTTTTGCATCGGCGCGCCAGTTGCGCCGCGCCTGGAGCCGTTTCGACGCGACGCCGCCAAGCCAGGCGCGTCGCAGCGCGGGTTAGGCGCGCCGCGCCAGGACGAGGCGCAGCCCGAAGGCGACGAAGACGAGGCCAGTCAGTCTGTCGAGCCACGCCACGATAGCGGGCCGCTGCAATTGCGGGCGGAGCCGATCCATGCCGAGGATCAGGAGTGACAGCCAAGTGATGCCGATGAGGTCGTGATAGATCGCGAGGCCAAAGATGTAGGGGGCCGGCGCATAGCCCACCGGCACGAATTGCGGCAGGAACGACACGTAGAACACGCCGATCTTTGGGTTGAGGAGATTGGTCAACAGCCCGCGCCACAGCCATGTCGTGGCCGGCATATGAGCCGGAGCATCGGCACCGATCGCGAACGACTGCCGCGGTCGCACGAGCAGCGTGACGCCGACATAGACCAGATAGGCGGCGCCAACCCAGGTCAGCGCCGTATAGGCGAGCGAGGAGGCCTGCAGCAGAGCCCCGAGCCCGACCGCGACGGCCGCGCCCCAGATCAAGCACCCAAGCTGGATCCCCACCATAGCCATCACGGCTGCGGTCCGTCCCTCACTGGCTGCCGTCCGCAGCACCAGCGCGGTGTCGAGCCCCGGCGTGATGGTCAGCAAACCGCCCGCCAGCAGGAAGGCGGCGAGCGATTGGACCAGGGTCATGACGCGACCTCTCGGATCAGATGTGGATGGCGCGCTTCTCGACCGCCATGGCGGCCTCCTTGACGGCTTCCGACATCGTGGGATGGGCGTGGCAGGTGCGCGCCAAATCTTCGGACGAGCCGCCGAATTCCATCAACAAGGTCGCTTCCTGGATCAGTTCGCCGGCCACCGACGAGATCATGTGAACGCCGAGCACGCGGTCGGTCTCGGCATCGGCAAGCACCTTGACGAATCCGTCGGGATGGCGCGTCGCACGGGCACGACCATTGGCCGTATAAGGGAACTTGCCGACCTTATAGGCGACGCCCGCCGCCGTCAGATCTTCCTCGGTCGCACCCACCGATGCGACTTCCGGCATGGTGTAGACGACCGACGGGATCGCGGCGTAGTTCACGTGCCCCGCCTGCCCAGCCAAGATTTCGGCGACCGCAATCCCTTCGTCCTCGGCCTTGTGGGCCAGCATCGGGCCACGCACCACATCGCCAATGGCATAAATGCCCGGGACATTGGTGGCGAAATGATCGTCGATCACTACGCGGCCGCGATCCATCGCGACACCGGCGTCATCGCAGCCGAGGCCGTCCGTATTGGGACGACGACCGATCGCCACCAGAACGACGTCGGCATCGATCGTCTGAGCGTCTCCGCCGGCCGCCGGCGCGAATGAGACCGTCGCGCCACGCTCGTTCGAGCCTTCCGGCTTCAGTGTCACGCCCGACACCTTCTGGCCGAGATGGAACGTGATGCCCTGCTTGGCCTGGATGCGCTGGAATTGCTTTGCGGTCTCGGCATCCATACCGGGCAAGATGCGATCGAGATATTCGATTACGGTGACCTCGGCCCCAAGGCGGCGCCAGACCGAGCCGAGTTCGAGCCCGATGACGCCGGCCCCGATCACCGCCATCGTCTTCGGTACGCCATCGAGCACCAGAGCGCCGGTCGACGACACGATCGTCTTCTCGTCGATGGTGACGCCCGGCAGCGGCGTGACGCTGGAGCCGGTCGCGATCACGATCGCCTTGGTGTCGAGGGTCGTGACGGTGCCGTCCTCGGCCGTGACCTCGACGGATCCGGCACCTTTCAGACGGCCAGTGCCGATCACACTGTCGACTTTGTTCTTCTTGAACAGAAAGGCGACGCCGCTGACGTTCGACGCCACTGTGTCGTCGCGATGCTTCGACATGGCAGCCCAATCGAGCTGCGGCGGCGGCGTCACGATGCCGAGCGGCGCGAATTCGTGGCCGGCCGCCTCGAACATTTCCGACGCATAGAGCAAGGCTTTCGAGGGAATGCAGCCGATGTTGAGGCACGTGCCCCCGAACGTCTTGTTCTTTTCGACCACCGCGACTTTGAGGCCGAGTTGGGCCGCACGAATGGCGCACACATAGCCGCCCGGGCCAGTGCCGATGACAACGAGATCGTAGGACATGAGTTGGATCTGCCTGAACGTTCTGAGCGGTCTCGGGAGGCGAGGCCGGAAGGACACATGCGCCGCAAATGGGCGCGAGCATGAGCCCCAGGGCGGGGCGCAGCCCTCATATACGCGAAAGCCGCGTCAGGTTTTAGGTGGGGACGGGTCGAATTCTGATGGTTCGAAGTCACGGTGCGTGCCACAGAACTCGCAGGTTACGCCGATCAGCCCGCTTGCACCGACCATGTCGTGCCGCTCGGTCGGCGTGAAGCTCTTCAGCATGGCAGCAATGCGGTCGCGCGAACATCGGCACGAGTCGCGCAAATCATGCGGGTCGAAGACTGTCACGCCACGCTCATGGAACAGCCGATAGAGCAGCCGCTCGCTCGAGAGCTGCGGATCGACCAACTCGTGATCCTCGATCGTGCCAGAAAGCGCCTTTGCCTCGGCCCACGCATCATCGTCGGCTAACGGCTCGGGCACGATACCACCCGGTGCATCGCCAGGCGGCAGATCGGATTGGCGTCGGCGATCGTCCGATTGCGGCAGGAACTGCACCAGGAAACCGCCCGCGCGCCAGGCTGTGCCCTCGCCTGTGACACTCTGGGCGACCGCGAGACGGACGACTGTCGGGATCTGTTCGGACTGCTTGAAATATTGGTCGGCGGCCGCTTCGAGCCCCTGCCCTTCGAGCGGCACGATGCCTTGATAGCGGCTCTGCTCGCCCCCTTGCTCGATCGTCAGCGCGAGATGGCCCTGACCAAGCAATTCGGCCGATGACAGCCGGCCGTCGGCCTCCGTCAGCCGATCCGCATCGAACCGCGCGAAAGCACGCAAGCGATCCGGCGCATCGAAATCCACCACCAGCATATCGACGATACCATCGGTCCGCGTCTGCAGCTGGAAGCGGCCATCGAATTTGAGAGATGTCCCAAGCAATGCCGTGAGCGCCGTCGCCTCGCCGACGAGCCGCGCCACCGGCTCCGGATAGCCATGCTTGCGGAGGATCTGGTCCACCGACGGACCGAGCCGCACGACGCGACCGCGCACGTCCAGCGGCGTCACGGTAAACGGCAAAGCGATGTCGTCCCGTCCGCTATCGGACACGGGACGCGTTTCGGCCGGCGTCATGGTCATGCTGGGACGACCCTTGACGCATGGCTGGCCCCGATCGACGGGACGGCGCCGAGGCACCAGGCCAGAATGCCCTTCTGAGCATGGAGGCGGTTCTCGGCTTCGTCGAACACCACCGACTGCGGCCCGTCGATCACCTCGTCGGTGACCTCTTCGCCGCGGTGCGCCGGGAGGCAATGCATGAAGATGGCGTCCTTCGCGGCTGCGGCCATCAGCTTGGCATTGACCTGATACGGCGCCAGCAGATTATGCCGGTGGCTCTCGTCTTCGTCACCCATCGACACCCAGCAATCCGAAATGACCGCCGACGCGTTGCGGACGGCCTCGAACGGGTCGTTCATCACCGAGAGCGCCGCGCCTTCACGGCGGGCCCAGTCGACGAGTTCCGTCGAGGGAGCGAGTTCGGGCGGTGTCGCGACGTTGATGGCGAAATCGAACTGCTTGGCCGCATGCACCCAGCTCGCCAGCACGTTATTGGCGTCGCCGCTCCACGCCACGGTTCGACCCTTGATGGGTCCGCGATGCTCCTCGAACGTCATGACATCAGCCATGACCTGACAGGGATGCGACGTCTTGGTCAGCCCGTTGATGACCGGCACGGTCGCATGAGCCGCAAATTCGGCGAGGTCCGCCTCGTCGAGAATACGCAGCATCACCGCATCGACATAACGCGATAGCACACGGGCCGTATCGGCGATCGTCTCGCCGCGCCCAAGCTGCATTTCGGCACCAGTCAGCATGATGGTCTCGCCGCCGAGCTCCCGCATGCCGACGTCGAAGGAGATGCGGGTGCGGGTCGAGGGTTTGTCGAACACCATCGCCAGCACCTTGCCATCGAGCGGGCGCTGCTTATCGAACCGGCCCTCGCGAGCGCGGCGGTGCTTCATCGCCGAGGCGAAGTCCAGCACGGCGCGCAGGTCTTCGGCCGGGATGTCGTTGAGGTCGAGAAAATGCTGCGCGCTCTTGCCTGCGTCCATCACGCGGCTCCCTTCGGCTCGGCCAATTCGAGATCGAGCATGGTGGCTTCGATATCCGAACAGGCCGCATCCATGCGCCGGACCGCTTCGGCGATCTCGGCATCCGTCACGATCATCGGCGGCAACAGCCGCACCACATTGTCACCGGCCGCGATCGTCAACAGGTGACGGGCTCGCGCCGCCTTGACGAAATCGACGTTGGGAACCCGCATCTTCAAACCCATCAACAGCCCGACGCCACGCACCTCCCCGACGACACGGGGATGGCGGTCCTGAAGTTCCGCCAGCCGCTGCTTCAGCGCCAATCCGGCCTGTTTCACGCGATCGAGAAATGCCGGTTCCAGCACGACGTCGAGTACGGCGTTGCCGACGCTCATGGCGAGCGGATTACCCCCGAACGTGCTGCCATGCGTCCCGACCGTCATGCCCCTGGCGGCCTCGCGCGTCGCCAGACACGCGCCCATGGGAAAGCCGCCGCCGATGCCCTTGGCGACCGACATGATATCCGGCTCGATCCCGCTCTGCTCATAGGCGAAAAAATTGCCCGAGCGGCCGACGCCGGTCTGCACTTCGTCGAGGATCAGCAGCAAACCGTGGCTGTCGCACAAGGCCCGGAGATCCCGCAGCATCTGGGCCGGCACGACGCGCACGCCGCCCTCGCCCTGCACCGGCTCGATCAACATCGCGGCCGTCTCCGGGCCGATGGCGGCCTTGAGGGCAGCCTCGTCCCCAAACGGCACCTGATCGAACCCATCGACCTTCGGCCCAAATCCATCGATGTATTTCTGCTGTCCACCGGCCGCGATCGTCGCGAGGGTCCGGCCATGAAAGGCGCCCTCGAACGTGATGATGCGGAACCGCTCGGGATGGCCTCCGGCCGCATGGTATTTGCGCGCCATCTTGATCGAGGCCTCGTTCGCCTCTGCGCCGGAATTGGTGAAGAACACCACATCGGCGAAGGTCGCCCCGGTCAGGCGCTCGGCCAGCCGCTCGCCATCCGGAATACGGTAGAGATTGGACGTATGCCAAATCTTGCCGGCCTGTTCGACCAAAGCCGCGACGAGATGCGGATGCGAGTGACCGAGGCCGGTCACCGCGACGCCGCTGCCGAAATCGAGATAGCGCTCCCCATCCGTCGACGTCAGCCAAGCGCCGTCTCCCCGCTCGAAGCTTAGTTCCGCTCTGGCATAGGTGGGCAGGATGACTGAAAGCACGGCTGGACGCTCCATTTGATGATCCAGAGATCGAAAGACCCCTGAGCCATGCCGCAAAAACCAATTTGCCGCCCGAGAGGACGGCAAAATGCTAGTCGGCATGATTACGGGTTTCACCAAGCGCCGTCAAACCTTTGTTCGCGCTCGGATTAATTCAAAAATCCCGGAGACTTGGCGGTCTTCGGCCCGCAGCCGACTGTTGAAAACTACAATGAAGTCACGCGGACTCTTGCGCCCGATTCGCGCCTCGGTATAGATTCTTGACAGCCGCATACGGGTTATGCGGTCACGTAAAAACAATCCCGAATAATTGCGTTGCGTGACATCGGCGTGAGCCGGTGCGGAGTATGATTCTCTTTTTCCGTGCGTAATCAACCACAGGAGAGGCCATGTCCTGGAATGATGAACGCGTAGAACTCTTGAGCAAATTGTGGCTCGAAGGGCGAAGCGCAAGCCAGATCGCAGCAGAACTGGGTCTCGGCGTCACGCGAAACGCTGTGATCGGTAAAGTGCATCGGCTCGGCCTGTCGGGTCGCGCCAAGATCGCGGCGCCAGCCGCGACACAGGGACGCTTGCGGCCCAAGGCTCCGCAAAAGGCGGAGCAGGATCGCATGCCGTCGCCCTTGTCGGCCCAACCGCTGGTCGAGCCGGAACCCGAGACCGAGACCGTCGCGGCGCCCGTTGCCACGCCGATCGCCGATGTCGTCATACCGTTTTCGACCCGGGTCACGATCATGGACCTGCGCGAAAGCATGTGCCGCTGGCCGATCGGCGATCCAGCCAGCGCTGAGTTCCGCTATTGTGGATCGAAGTCGGCGCTCGGGCCCTACTGCATGGACCATGCGCGTCTCGCGTTCCAACCAACGCAGGAACGCCGTCGCGTTGAACGTTTCGCTCGCATCGCCTGAGCCTGCGCGTCGGCTGCGCTCTCGGTTCGTTTGCGGCACATACGAACCGAAGGCGCCGTCCGACGCGACATCAGCCTGACGCGTGTCACGACAAACCGTGTGCCGGTATTTTGGCCGAAACCTTTTTCGGCTAGAACCGGCGCATGGCCGACCCGATCCGAACAGCTATGACCGAAGCCGACGCCAGCGCGGACCATGCGCGGTTGGCGGCCGAGATTGCGGGGCACGACAAAGCCTATCATCAGGACGACGCGCCGACGATCTCGGACGCGGATTACGATGCTTTGCGCCGCCGCCTTGTCGCATTAGAGACCGCATTTCCGGCCTTGCGGCCGCCGCCTGACGAGCGGGTTGGTGCGGCGCCGTCGGAAAAATTTGCCAAGGTTCGCCATAAAGTTCCGATGCTGTCGCTCGGCAACGTCTTCGCGGACGACGAGGTGACGGATTTTGTGGCGCGCGTTCGCCGCTTTCTCGGTCTCGCAGCGGACGCACCGCTTCCGATCACGGCCGAGCCGAAGATCGACGGACTGTCTTGCGCCTTGCGCTACGAACAGGGTGTGCTGGTTCTGGCGGCCACCCGGGGCGACGGATATGAGGGCGAGGATGTCACGGCCAACATCCTCACCGTGAAGGCGATCCCCAAGCGGCTGACGGGTCGCGACGTTCCACCCATCTGCGAAGTGCGTGGCGAGATCTTCCTGACCAAGGAGGATTTTGCGGCCTTGAACCACCGCCAAGCCGAGGCCGGCAAACCCACATTCGCCAATCCGCGCAATTCGGCCGCAGGCTCGCTGCGCCAACTCGATCCCGCGGTTACGGCGGACCGGCCGCTCAAATTCTTCGCCTATGCCTGGGGCGAGATGACGTCGCTTCCCGCCCCGACCCAGAGCGGCATGGTGGCGGCCTTTCGCCGATGGGGTCTGCCGACCAATCCGCTGACGGCGGTATGCGCCTCCGCCGACGATCTCATCGCGCATTATCGGGCCATCGAAACCCAGCGTGCGACGCTGCCCTATGACATCGATGGCGTCGTCTACAAGGTCGACGATCTCGCCCTGCAAGGCCGGCTCGGCTTCGTGTCGCGCGCACCGCGCTGGGCGGTTGCGCATAAATTTCCGGCGGAGCGCGCCACGACGCGGCTTGAGGCGATCGACATCCAGGTCGGCCGCACCGGCTCCCTGACGCCGGTTGCCCGGCTACACCCCGTGACGGTCGGCGGTGTCGTGGTGGTGAATGCCACGCTGCATAACGAGGATGAGATCGCTCGCAAGGATGTGCGGATCGGCGACATCGTCGCGGTGCAGCGGG includes:
- a CDS encoding GlxA family transcriptional regulator: MSSVRHIPVIVVLPPRTLLLDVAGPIEVVRKANLDQAAVAFDVTYVGPRASLPTSIGLEIGGIAPLPDRLPDGAIVVLVGSADVIMNVGAADVSMPALDERSLADHADDGLIVTWLRDTIRDGHRLVSICSGALLAGRAGLLDGYDCTTHHACCADLARLAPRARVIENRLFVEDRDRLSSAGITAGIDLMLHLVAQLIGPACALAVARYLVVYLRRGGGDPQLSPWLEGRNHLHPVVHRAQDAIASDPARAWTLADLAAVAYASPRHLSRLFNDHAGMSLTDYINRLRVSLARELLGQTRLDLEHVAERSGFASARQLRRAWSRFDATPPSQARRSAG
- a CDS encoding LysE family translocator, with product MTLVQSLAAFLLAGGLLTITPGLDTALVLRTAASEGRTAAVMAMVGIQLGCLIWGAAVAVGLGALLQASSLAYTALTWVGAAYLVYVGVTLLVRPRQSFAIGADAPAHMPATTWLWRGLLTNLLNPKIGVFYVSFLPQFVPVGYAPAPYIFGLAIYHDLIGITWLSLLILGMDRLRPQLQRPAIVAWLDRLTGLVFVAFGLRLVLARRA
- the lpdA gene encoding dihydrolipoyl dehydrogenase, producing MSYDLVVIGTGPGGYVCAIRAAQLGLKVAVVEKNKTFGGTCLNIGCIPSKALLYASEMFEAAGHEFAPLGIVTPPPQLDWAAMSKHRDDTVASNVSGVAFLFKKNKVDSVIGTGRLKGAGSVEVTAEDGTVTTLDTKAIVIATGSSVTPLPGVTIDEKTIVSSTGALVLDGVPKTMAVIGAGVIGLELGSVWRRLGAEVTVIEYLDRILPGMDAETAKQFQRIQAKQGITFHLGQKVSGVTLKPEGSNERGATVSFAPAAGGDAQTIDADVVLVAIGRRPNTDGLGCDDAGVAMDRGRVVIDDHFATNVPGIYAIGDVVRGPMLAHKAEDEGIAVAEILAGQAGHVNYAAIPSVVYTMPEVASVGATEEDLTAAGVAYKVGKFPYTANGRARATRHPDGFVKVLADAETDRVLGVHMISSVAGELIQEATLLMEFGGSSEDLARTCHAHPTMSEAVKEAAMAVEKRAIHI
- a CDS encoding Hsp33 family molecular chaperone, with product MTMTPAETRPVSDSGRDDIALPFTVTPLDVRGRVVRLGPSVDQILRKHGYPEPVARLVGEATALTALLGTSLKFDGRFQLQTRTDGIVDMLVVDFDAPDRLRAFARFDADRLTEADGRLSSAELLGQGHLALTIEQGGEQSRYQGIVPLEGQGLEAAADQYFKQSEQIPTVVRLAVAQSVTGEGTAWRAGGFLVQFLPQSDDRRRQSDLPPGDAPGGIVPEPLADDDAWAEAKALSGTIEDHELVDPQLSSERLLYRLFHERGVTVFDPHDLRDSCRCSRDRIAAMLKSFTPTERHDMVGASGLIGVTCEFCGTHRDFEPSEFDPSPPKT
- the argF gene encoding ornithine carbamoyltransferase, which encodes MDAGKSAQHFLDLNDIPAEDLRAVLDFASAMKHRRAREGRFDKQRPLDGKVLAMVFDKPSTRTRISFDVGMRELGGETIMLTGAEMQLGRGETIADTARVLSRYVDAVMLRILDEADLAEFAAHATVPVINGLTKTSHPCQVMADVMTFEEHRGPIKGRTVAWSGDANNVLASWVHAAKQFDFAINVATPPELAPSTELVDWARREGAALSVMNDPFEAVRNASAVISDCWVSMGDEDESHRHNLLAPYQVNAKLMAAAAKDAIFMHCLPAHRGEEVTDEVIDGPQSVVFDEAENRLHAQKGILAWCLGAVPSIGASHASRVVPA
- a CDS encoding aspartate aminotransferase family protein produces the protein MLSVILPTYARAELSFERGDGAWLTSTDGERYLDFGSGVAVTGLGHSHPHLVAALVEQAGKIWHTSNLYRIPDGERLAERLTGATFADVVFFTNSGAEANEASIKMARKYHAAGGHPERFRIITFEGAFHGRTLATIAAGGQQKYIDGFGPKVDGFDQVPFGDEAALKAAIGPETAAMLIEPVQGEGGVRVVPAQMLRDLRALCDSHGLLLILDEVQTGVGRSGNFFAYEQSGIEPDIMSVAKGIGGGFPMGACLATREAARGMTVGTHGSTFGGNPLAMSVGNAVLDVVLEPAFLDRVKQAGLALKQRLAELQDRHPRVVGEVRGVGLLMGLKMRVPNVDFVKAARARHLLTIAAGDNVVRLLPPMIVTDAEIAEAVRRMDAACSDIEATMLDLELAEPKGAA
- a CDS encoding GcrA family cell cycle regulator, translating into MSWNDERVELLSKLWLEGRSASQIAAELGLGVTRNAVIGKVHRLGLSGRAKIAAPAATQGRLRPKAPQKAEQDRMPSPLSAQPLVEPEPETETVAAPVATPIADVVIPFSTRVTIMDLRESMCRWPIGDPASAEFRYCGSKSALGPYCMDHARLAFQPTQERRRVERFARIA
- the ligA gene encoding NAD-dependent DNA ligase LigA, translated to MTEADASADHARLAAEIAGHDKAYHQDDAPTISDADYDALRRRLVALETAFPALRPPPDERVGAAPSEKFAKVRHKVPMLSLGNVFADDEVTDFVARVRRFLGLAADAPLPITAEPKIDGLSCALRYEQGVLVLAATRGDGYEGEDVTANILTVKAIPKRLTGRDVPPICEVRGEIFLTKEDFAALNHRQAEAGKPTFANPRNSAAGSLRQLDPAVTADRPLKFFAYAWGEMTSLPAPTQSGMVAAFRRWGLPTNPLTAVCASADDLIAHYRAIETQRATLPYDIDGVVYKVDDLALQGRLGFVSRAPRWAVAHKFPAERATTRLEAIDIQVGRTGSLTPVARLHPVTVGGVVVVNATLHNEDEIARKDVRIGDIVAVQRAGDVIPQIIGPVLAEGEVRGEPFQFPDTCPACGSAALREIDPKTGVADVVRRCTGGLICPAQAVERLKHFCSRNALDIEGLGDKQIELFYGEGLIRTPADIFTLATRDKASLTSLSERPGFGKTSVKNLFAAIDERRRIPVNRFIYALGIRHVGETNARRLARHCGSFDALRALAESAIEPGSEAWAELRDIEGLGDVVAQALADFFAEPHNQTVVDALLAEVTPEPMEAVASQSPVAGKTIVFTGGLEKMTREEAKARAEALGAKVSGSVSRKTTLVVAGPGAGSKLAKAAEFGIEVISEEDWIALASG